A stretch of Coccidioides posadasii str. Silveira chromosome 2, complete sequence DNA encodes these proteins:
- a CDS encoding uncharacterized protein (EggNog:ENOG410PI73~COG:I) has protein sequence MSLITDTTFPVVSRLTPSKQSRLGALRKYVSISYLSSLAWDSLAHAGFIAFGLWRGLSRDEYERSLQIERRKRDLSFKLQAATSLHEWLQIAGELDKLEGNKEWKSVDESNEYDHALLRARLDDLEQALRTDDFGALVHIIRTSFSRHLANMTNPDLYTRAHIGTKNLIDLYVTTATNAVSVALEMADKLEFNIAESRFLLEQLQATRQAFGRTALLLSGGATFGMNHTGVVKTLWQMRLLPRVISGSSAGSIVAGVLCAHMDDEIPQILSSFGNGDFSVFESNDGVETLWHRLRRFLISGSFFDIAHLTRVMRDILGDVTFLEAYNRTRRILNITVSHAETHELPRLLNYITAPNIIIWSAIATSCSAPLIFSTSALMAKDPTTGNILEWGESLVQWIDGSVDSDLPMARLSEMFNVNHFIVSQVNPHVIPFVPPGEAVLFAKLSERPREPEPEPVDLPKMLIKEETIGKFTMLSELGVLSNPLSKFASVLRQEYYGDINILPEITYEVFPSMLRNPTPDFMLRACLSGERATWSKLSRIRNHCALEFALDAAVLIMREKVAAAARNANIPLRSVSSYIEENVYTEEDMPEVQQLAPPKKGVHRLKPIRAHSHFDASYQFQRSKGSLHMPEVRRGLKSYAQPYNSIPIKAKRSSSAWIPAITFSGERIRHMPPESGIGASARFRRPSLSYVSSRSERHTPMTLSRRGSFIQSTALPTQRRRARRANTYETSLSTVSLPRLIMAVQTGPPSPVREHEHYRFLRKQSSDSNSNRAVNC, from the exons ATGTCCTTGATCACCGACACTACGTTTCCAGTAGTGTCGCGTTTAACCCCCTCGAAACAGTCTCGGCTGGGCGCCCTACGAAAATATGTTTCAATCTCATATCTATCATCACTTGCATGGGACTCCCTCGCGCATGCGGGTTTTATCGCTTTCGGTCTCTGGCGCGGGCTCTCGCGTGATGAATACGAGAGGTCCTTGCAGATTGAGAGGAGAAAACGGGATCTTTCTTTCAAGCTTCAGGCC GCGACTTCCCTGCATGAGTGGCTTCAGATAGCGGGGGAATTGGATAAACTTGAAGGGAATAAAGAGTGGAAGTCGGTTGATGAATCCAACGAGTACGATCATGCCCTACTCCGGGCGCGACTGGATGATCTGGAGCAGGCTTTGCGTACTGACGATTTCGGCGCTCTCGTCCATATTATTCGAACCTCCTTTAGTCGACATCTTGCGAATATGACAAATCCGGATCTCTATACACGTGCCCATATCGGTACCAAAAATTTGATAGATCTCTATGTCACAACAGCCACGAACGCGGTATCTGTGGCACTGGAAATGGCAGACAAGCTGGAATTCAACATTGCCGAATCTCGGTTTCTTTTGGAGCAACTGCAAGCTACTCGACAAGCTTTTGGACGAACAGCATTATTGCTCTCTGGTGGTGCTACCTTTGGAATGAATCATACCGGCGTTGTCAAGACTCTCTGGCAGATGAGGCTTTTGCCACGGGTAATATCTGGTTCTTCCGCCGGCAGCATCGTTGCCGGCGTTCTCTGTGCTCATATGGACGATGAGATCCCACAAATTTTATCGTCTTTCGGAAACGGTGACTTCTCCGTTTTTGAATCGAACGACGGCGTGGAGACCCTGTGGCACCGATTGAGGAGATTTCTTATTTCAGGCTCTTTCTTTGATATCGCTCATCTAACACGGGTTATGCGAGACATATTAGGGGATGTGACATTCCTAGAAGCATATAATCGGACGAGAAGGATCCTCAACATCACAGTTTCCCACGCAGAGACTCATGAGCTGCCCCGGTTATTAAATTACATAACTGCCCCAAATATCATAATTTGGTCTGCAAT CGCTACATCGTGCTCTGCTCCACTTATATTTTCAACCTCCGCGTTAATGGCGAAAGACCCGACTACCGGAAATATACTAGAATGGGGAGAATCCCTTGTTCAGTGGATCGACGGGTCCGTTGATAGTGATTTGCCGATGGCTCGCCTGTCGGAAATGTTTAACGTTAACCATTTCATCGTGTCCCAAGTCAATCCTCATGTGATACCATTTGTTCCCCCGGGAGAAGCCGTTTTATTTGCAAAACTCAGCGAACGCCCGCGGGAACCCGAACCTGAGCCGGTTGATCTTCCCAAGATGCTGATAAAAGAGGAGACAATTGGAAAGTTCACTATGTTGTCCGAACTCGGAGTGCTGTCTAACCCCCTGAGCAAATTTGCTTCTGTCCTGAGACAGGAATATTATGGTGATATCAATATCCTTCCAGAGATCACTTATGAGGTGTTTCCCAGCATGCTTAGGAACCCCACGCCCGATTTCATGTTACGAGCGTGTCTCAGTGGCGAGCGCGCTACATGGTCCAAACTAAGCCGCATTAGAAACCACTGTGCTCTCGAGTTTGCTCTGGACGCAGCGGTTTTGATTATGCGTGAAAAGGTCGCCGCTGCTGCAAGAAATGCTAATATACCTTTGAGGTCTGTTTCATCCTACATCGAGGAAAACGTCTACACCGAAGAGGATATGCCAGAAGTTCAGCAGTTAGCACCGCCGAAAAAAGGGGTACATAGACTAAAGCCGATCCGCGCCCACTCTCACTTCGACGCAAGTTATCAGTTTCAAAGGAGCAAAGGTTCTCTTCACATGCCAGAAGTTCGGCGTGGCCTCAAATCTTATGCTCAGCCATATAACAGTATACCAATTAAGGCCAAGCGGTCAAGTTCGGCGTGGATACCAGCAATCACATTCTCCGGGGAGAGAATTCGTCACATGCCTCCTGAATCAGGTATCGGCGCGTCCGCAAGGTTCAGACGACCATCTTTATCATATGTATCCTCCAGATCGGAGAGGCACACACCGATGACTCTATCACGTCGCGGATCTTTTATCCAGAGCACAGCCCTTCCCACCCAGCGTCGACGGGCCCGCCGTGCGAACACCTACGAAACATCCCTGTCAACTGTCTCGCTTCCGCGTCTAATCATGGCTGTTCAAACCGGGCCTCCATCGCCGGTGCGTGAACACGAGCACTATAGGTTTCTTCGAAAGCAATCGAGCGATTCGAATTCTAACCGGGCGGTTAATTGTTGA